In Erigeron canadensis isolate Cc75 chromosome 1, C_canadensis_v1, whole genome shotgun sequence, a single window of DNA contains:
- the LOC122579022 gene encoding nascent polypeptide-associated complex subunit alpha-like protein 4 isoform X2: protein MPGVVVEENIETQQKLEQEDEQPIIEDVKEDDDVDSDDDEDDTDNAVSGAGNESSKQSRSEKKSRKAMLKLGMKQITGVSKVAIKKSKNMMFYITKPDVFKSPNSDTYVIFGEAKMDDLSSQMQAQAAQQFKLPDLSSVMGKSDASAVAAAEVEEEEDVDETGVEQRDIELVMTQAGVSKPKAVKALKAHNGDIVAAIMELTT from the exons ATGCCAGGcgttgttgttgaagaaaataTCGAGACTCAGCAGAAACTCGAG CAAGAAGATGAACAGCCAATAATTGAGGATGTTAAAGAAGATGATGACGTCGATTCtgacgatgatgaagatgacACTGATAACGCTGTCTCTGGAg CTGGGAATGAGAGTTCTAAGCAGAGTAGGAGTGAGAAGAAGAGTCGTAAGGCAATGTTGAAGCTTGGAATGAAGCAGATTACTGGTGTATCTAAAGTGGCTATTAAGAAATCCAAAAAC ATGATGTTTTACATCACCAAACCAGATGTTTTCAAAAGCCCGAATTCGGATACTTATGTGATATTTGGGGAAGCAAAGATGGATGATCTTAGCTCACAAATGCAAGCTCAAGCTGCTCAACAGTTTAAATTGCCGGATTTGAGCTCAGTTATGGGCAAATCAGATGCTTCTGCTGTGGCTGCTGCAGAGGTGGAGGAAGAAGAGGACGTTGATGAAACTGGTGTTGAACAGAGAGACATTGAGTTGGTTATGACCCAGGCGGGTGTCTCAAAGCCAAAGGCGGTCAAGGCTTTGAAGGCTCACAATGGGGATATAGTTGCTGCCATCATGGAGCTCACCACTTAG
- the LOC122579022 gene encoding nascent polypeptide-associated complex subunit alpha-like protein 4 isoform X1, which produces MPGVVVEENIETQQKLEQQEDEQPIIEDVKEDDDVDSDDDEDDTDNAVSGAGNESSKQSRSEKKSRKAMLKLGMKQITGVSKVAIKKSKNMMFYITKPDVFKSPNSDTYVIFGEAKMDDLSSQMQAQAAQQFKLPDLSSVMGKSDASAVAAAEVEEEEDVDETGVEQRDIELVMTQAGVSKPKAVKALKAHNGDIVAAIMELTT; this is translated from the exons ATGCCAGGcgttgttgttgaagaaaataTCGAGACTCAGCAGAAACTCGAG CAGCAAGAAGATGAACAGCCAATAATTGAGGATGTTAAAGAAGATGATGACGTCGATTCtgacgatgatgaagatgacACTGATAACGCTGTCTCTGGAg CTGGGAATGAGAGTTCTAAGCAGAGTAGGAGTGAGAAGAAGAGTCGTAAGGCAATGTTGAAGCTTGGAATGAAGCAGATTACTGGTGTATCTAAAGTGGCTATTAAGAAATCCAAAAAC ATGATGTTTTACATCACCAAACCAGATGTTTTCAAAAGCCCGAATTCGGATACTTATGTGATATTTGGGGAAGCAAAGATGGATGATCTTAGCTCACAAATGCAAGCTCAAGCTGCTCAACAGTTTAAATTGCCGGATTTGAGCTCAGTTATGGGCAAATCAGATGCTTCTGCTGTGGCTGCTGCAGAGGTGGAGGAAGAAGAGGACGTTGATGAAACTGGTGTTGAACAGAGAGACATTGAGTTGGTTATGACCCAGGCGGGTGTCTCAAAGCCAAAGGCGGTCAAGGCTTTGAAGGCTCACAATGGGGATATAGTTGCTGCCATCATGGAGCTCACCACTTAG